CGATTAAACTCTGAACGTTTGACACAAATAAGGCTGCATAAAAATCCTGCAATATACAATGCTCTGAATAGCCTGAAAAATGTTCTATTTTTATCTTGTTCTTCAATTCATCATAAAACGTTTCTACTCCCCACCTTAAAAAATACAGTTCTTTAAATAAAGAGACTGGATATTTTTTTGAATCAAACAAAGAAGTTATCAGTATTTCTATTTCTCCATCAGGTAGTTCAACCCGAACCAACCGAACTTCTTTGAATGCATTCTTCGAATACGGTTTATCCGACAGTTTTATGTTCTTTCCAGGTTGCATTCGAGCAATAGCTGACTGTAGTCCACTCTGGTAAAATTCCCGGGTGAGGTTACTAAAATCAGCTTTAACCCGGATGAGAAAATCTACTCCTTTTTCAAAATGCTCATAAATCAAATTGAAAGAAGGATAACCTCTATCGTAAATAATCAAGTCGTTAGCTTTTGCAAAAACCAAATGATTCAACGCCAAAACACTCTCTCCAGTTGACAGTGGAGCTAAAACACCATCCAGGACAAACCGATTCAAAACATCGTACAATACCGATATTCTTGCCTGTACCACTCCTGTTTCAGATTGGTTTTTAGTCCTGCCATAAATGCTTTCCAACTCCTGAGTATCGGGCAAAACCAATCTTGACCCATCAATAGCCAACAACCTAAATCCATTCCAGAGCTTTATCGATGCATCATTGTCTGTATAAAACTCCTCAATCAAACTATCTGAAAGTGATTTAAATACTTCAGGTTTTATTTTTTTTCGATACTGTACAAAAGCACTTTTTGTAATACCATTTATCGAAGCACCAGGCATATTGTACTTTATGAAACTAATAAAGTTAGCTATCTCAACCGAAAGACTTTTAGTGAGAAAATTTATCATAAAGACAATGGTGCTGTGAAATGATTGCTTCCTGTTTCTTGTAAAATCTGTCTCTAACATTCTGAACTTTAAAACTATTTCCTGCGAAAATACTCTTTTCCTTATCAGTTCCAATATACTTTCCGGCGTTTTTTTTCATGATAATAACTATTTGATTCTGAAACAAATATACAAAAAATA
The sequence above is drawn from the Microbacter margulisiae genome and encodes:
- a CDS encoding IS4 family transposase translates to MLETDFTRNRKQSFHSTIVFMINFLTKSLSVEIANFISFIKYNMPGASINGITKSAFVQYRKKIKPEVFKSLSDSLIEEFYTDNDASIKLWNGFRLLAIDGSRLVLPDTQELESIYGRTKNQSETGVVQARISVLYDVLNRFVLDGVLAPLSTGESVLALNHLVFAKANDLIIYDRGYPSFNLIYEHFEKGVDFLIRVKADFSNLTREFYQSGLQSAIARMQPGKNIKLSDKPYSKNAFKEVRLVRVELPDGEIEILITSLFDSKKYPVSLFKELYFLRWGVETFYDELKNKIKIEHFSGYSEHCILQDFYAALFVSNVQSLIVGDINDELAKESTKYQYQYKVNSNLSYGFLKDRIILLFFSEKDMNEIVSELKALFKKHTIPIRPNRRFERDTDKYRKRGKPKLLKNNKNTF